Sequence from the Sparus aurata unplaced genomic scaffold, fSpaAur1.1, whole genome shotgun sequence genome:
ACTGCAGGATCCTGTTCTCAGCTGTTAGTGTGACTCTGATTCAGACACattcttctgtttgtgttttcaaacTGATCTGAGACGGAAGCAGCAGCTCGTCTTCAGCCCTTCATCTGTCTCACCACCTGATAGTTATTAATCAATGTCTTAAAATGACCCTCGGTAAGACAAGCAGCGCCGCACAGTAACTTCATCCTGTCAGGATGTTTTCAGTCAGGATCTTTAGTTGCACCGGCAGGAAGGTGAGCAGCTCCTCTGCCTGCGTGCCCTTCAGCAAGACAGCGGTGCTCCTGCAGACTCAGACGTCTGACGGTGACGGTGAGCTGCAGCTTCCAGATCAGTTTATATCGTTTGTGTTCCGGTTGGTTTTTCTCCTGAACAGCAGAAGTTCAGCAGCCGCTCGTAAAGACACgactgatcaataatcatcatcaataatcagaagACTGAAGCTCGACCAATCAGCAGAGTGACAGTGAACAGACCTCAGGTCAGTGTTCACTCTATTCAAACTGACATACTGGAACAAAAATAGAATTTCTGTGAAATCTTTGTGGAATCATCATCAACATGAAAGTTTCACAGACAAACGAGTCTGAGAGGAAACTGGATCAGAACCAGAATATAAACCAGCAGCGCCTCTGAATCCTCCTGCTCACTgttagcagctaacgttagcagctaacgttagcagatTAGAGGCTACAGTGATGTCACGCTGCCGTCATGGTGGGACTGTTAAAGACTGATATCTTTGTAAGTGATGTCAAAAGTCTTAGAAACATGAAACTATAAAAACCCgacgaggaggagaagcagcGAGTCCTCACAGAACAGCTGAGCCGGACACACTTTGATTTATTGATCTCAGATTTATTCATTAAATGATTGTTGAACTTCTGTTAAACTCATGAGACTCTGTGACTCATCAGCTGTGAAGTTCACCCTCACAGAGACTCTGAGGATCAATAACAACAGGAAGCCACAGACGGGCGTTCTTACTGATGTGTAGAGGAATCCCTCTGCGTTCATCGCCACGTACAGTCCCGCCTTCACGCCCTGGATCGCCACCACCCGCAAACCTACTGGGATCAGGTTAAACAGAGCTGGAGGgcgagagacacagagacagagagagagagagagagacagacagacagagacagacagatagagagagagagagattattattattgttaatattctTGTTCTGTAGTCCTGTACGCTCTGGTACTATTGTGAACCACAGTCATGTCAATAAAGCTTGGTGAAattgaaacagacagacagacacagtggaGGTCAGAGTGAAGAGACACTGAGTTCAGATGTTTTAACGGATCAAACATCAGTGTGTTCTGGGTCCAAACTGAACCGGCTTCACGGTTCAGACCTGCTGCTGGCTGGATGTGACGCTCAGAGCTGATAGAGAGaataaagagaggaggaggaggaggaggaggaggaggaggaggagtgatgaGAGGTGATTTAATCCTCGGGGACAGAGCGCTGCAGTGTgggtgaggatgaggaggaggaggtggaggaggaagaggcccGTGGCGATGGTTGCTGTTAATCCTCCTTTATTTaacagagatgagagaggagaatccaaacatctcctcctcctcctcttgtcctctttctgcttctcttttcCAAAGCAGAGgatttaaagcagcagcagcagaacctcGTCCAGAAACACGAGAACACAGATCTGCTGCCGCCGAGCGACCCGATGTGTCGGGAGGAGAGGAGCGCTTCAGAACCGGAGGAGTCCGATGATCAGCTCCTGtttcagacagacgctgacttTATAAAAACTCTGAAACGTTCACgttaagaagaagaaagaaggatCAGCCTGTCGGTCACACCTCTCCATCCTGACCTCACAATCCAACATGGCCGCTCGGCGCATCAACAGCTGTGAAGGCTGCAGAACATCATGTTGACCCGACCCGTTGGACCAGAGCTCAGCTGTTCAGCACCCACTTCTGACTTACAGGAACAGTAACAGCTCCTCCTGCCTCTGTTGGTTCACCTGCTCCTTCTTTACCTCCTCACTTCAACTCTTCATCCCTTCATCACTCTCCTCCTCACAAACGGAAGAGAAACCAGATGTTGAAGCACGAGTGAAGTGTTTTCTGCTTGTTTACATGAAGTGACGAGAGACAGAATTATTCTTCATGTTATTTCAAACCTGataaatctaaaaataaatctAATAATAAATCTTAAAATAAATCTAATGATAAATCTAAtaataaatctaaaataaatCTAATAATATATCTTAAAATAAATCTAATGATAAATCTAATAATACATCTAAAAATAAATCTAATAATATATCTAAtaataaatctaaaaataaatctAATAATGAATCTAAAATAAATCTAATAATAaatcttaaaataaatgttaaaataaatctgaaaataaatctaataataaatctaaaataaatctaataataaatcttaaaataaatgttaaaataaatctaataataaatctaataataaatctaataataaatcttaaaataaatcttaaaataaATCTAATAATAAATCTAATAATAAATCTAATGATAAATCCCACATGAGGAGACGAGTGACAGAATCATGTAAACACGTCAGTTCAGTACCAgtcatcagtcatcagtcatCGGGCTCACTGGTCAGAACAGTACCAGTGGTTCTGAATGTGTGACAGGATCTCACACAACTGAACTCctgtcctcaggtgtgtgtgtgcactcaggACCATGTTGGTGCAGCAGCGCCGGGCTGAGCCGGGTGTGTTTGAGCAGAACCGTGGTGACGTGTTGGACTCACTGTAGTCGCTGTTCTCGTCCTTGTTCCCGCTGATGGCTCCGTCAGGCTGCATCTGCAGGAAGAAGCCCTGCTCGCTGAAGAGCCGCGTCACGATGCCCTTCAGCTGCggctctgcaacacacacacacacacacacacacacatacacacacacacacacacacacacacacacaggagatgTTAGATTAACactgccaacacacacagagacgtcgGCTGAGTGCTGCACCGTCGTccactttaaacacatttataattCAGCTGCAGGATTGTTTGATGCTCTGCTGCAGTCTGTGGACACTcagctctccctcctcttcctcctcttcctctctgttcatGTTGCACTTCAGCTCTACTACTGAACCAAACACACCTCACTTCTACACTGGTTTCACCATTTTGTCTACAAAGTCTtcagctctctctcacacacacacacacacacacacacacacacacacacacacacacacacacacacacacacacacaggtgaagcGTCACACATCAGAGTGAGCGCTCTGGCAGCAGCGAGGATCTCTGAGCGGCCTGAGCTGACACTGAATTCCAACACGGTTCTGACCCGTCAAAGCAAAATAAGATCTGTGATGGTATTCCATCTCATACGGAGGCTCGAAGCTGCCAACATCATTCATGTGTCATCAAAGAATATTTAtaaatctattttattttccagttttaaaaaaagcgtttgatttttatatttctgttatttacatgtttctgttttatttacttcCACAATTTATTTCTGAAcgttttattattaattctgtaacttttttatttttatgtacaaacaaataaatatgtaactagataaatacatacatatgtaaaacaatatataaatatgcaaataaatacataaaaaaaattataaaggaataaataaaaacaacctgaaaaacagaataaaaaaggaaaagataaaatgtttgtggaaataaaaaagggaaaaatgtcattaaataaataaataaatacaaaataatataaataaagagTTGAAtcaatacaaatataaataaataaagcagcaACGTAAACATTtgataaattaatgaatgtttctgtattttcgGTGCATTTAATTGCATATTgatatgtattttatatttctttatttgtgtcaGGTCCGCTCATAGCGACGCCacgtggagagaaaaaacaaccaaagtgaCACAAGCATGGAAACAGAACCTGGACCTTCAGAACCTTCAGAACCTTCAGAACCTTCAGAGGAGCTTTGATCATCTCAGTGTCGTGTTTTTCTATCTGATGTTATGAACATTAATATCACAGCTGCAGCGTGTCTGACGGAGGTGAAGGTGTGAGGATGTAAACacggaggagctgcagagatgaaGCGCTGCTCCAGATGACAATGTGGGCCAGAAGGCCCGGCAGAAATAGACCCAAACACACAGAGCCGGGCTAATGTGGAGCAGCCCGCTGTGCTACTTAACATCATGTAAGGACACACAGACGGACGGTAACGAGGCACCAATCATGAAATAACGTTTTATTGAAGATGAttcagctgcaggaggaagaacAGCAGCACCCCGCCACAATAAAGTCACAACGACTTCCTGTTCCGAGCTCGAGGAGTCGTGACATCACGATACTACAGATAAATgtgttaactgctgctagctcgttagcatgctaactacagACGTCACAATGTgaacactgttatttcttcacactgCTGATGACACACTGCAGCTTTCAGAAGGATTGAGTTTAAGTCTTTTTGTTCTAAATGACAACATCGTCGTGGTGAAGCTGTTTGGCTGCAGTGATCGTGATAAAAGAGCCTGAAAAGTTTCTTCTAAAATGAATCTACAgcctttaaaataaacaaacacattctttGATTATCTTCAGGTACAggctgaactgaactgaagaaGGAAACCTGCTGGTTCCTCttttattcttcttccttttgaaGTGATTAAAGATACTTTAAAGTGTTTTCACTCCTTAAAACAAGCTGACGTCTGTGAATGAAGTCAGTGTGTTCTTAAAAACTGACGAGGCTGAACGCTCCACAGACTCTTCACACATTCATCATCTGATCGCTCGTTAACACAAATCTTTTTATAGtccagcagccaatcagagagcggcCGGCAGACTGTTAGTTTGAAGCTGAACGTCTCGTCAGCTCGATGGTAACGACTGAGTGTGCAGCGCGTCACGTGTTCGACGCTCCTGCAGACTGTGAGAACAAACACAGTCACAGTTTCTCTGTTTCACATCgaactgtctgctgctgcagacgaTCAGGATCTGAACCAGCTGATCACATCGTCAATAATCACTGTTTAGTTCTGACATCTTCAATATGATCTGAAGTCTGAAGGGTTAAAATATTCTGTCTTTATACATTTTACTGTTAATATTTTGATCCTGacgtttaatttattttgaaaaagcaacaaacatgttttcGATTCTCACTAAACtaaatgacataaaaacaataaaactttattttagttttatttccGTGTATAAACTTAATAAACTGGATTGTTTCTGATATTtatcttcaaatgtttttgtcgATAAAGTTTTATTGAAGAGAAATCAGAGTGTATTTATGAAGATGGTCTGACGACTGAAGGATGTTACTGGCTGACAGTCAGTTATTGATCGGCCCCCCGATCAATAACTGACTGTCAGAGAAACAAACCTCAGTTTGTTCAGAATCAGAGCGATTATTGATCTCTGTATAAATTACAGAGTGTTGATCAGTCATTCGAttagagatttgttttttgatcGTCGTTATTGATTTATGATCTGAAACttttacattcagttttatATCATAAGTTAAATAACTGAGGACGTTTCTGAGACTTCCAGAATAAAAgccaacatgtttatttaagaTATTCTgataaaatatttgacttttttatgttttaaatgagTAAAACAGAAGTCATCATGTGTTTCAGCTTCAGGCTTCAGGAGCAGAACCTTCTGGACCCGCTCAGGCAACCCGGCGTCTTCATGGTTGTTTGTGTATCAGCGAGATGATGAAACACGTGAAGAAGAGAGGTGCTGAGTGGTGAAGCAGAGCAGTGTAACAGCCCTTTAACGGCCTGTTTGTTGTGCTGCCAAGTCCACAAGCGGCGCCGAGCGGCAGCTAATGAGACACAtaaatatcatgtaaatattGAAATCAGACCCGACGAGTTCAGCTCGTCATCCTGCAGGAACTctgctgacatcatcactgtttctttttatacccgcctttaatatttcaaactgctgatgaaaatgatgCAGCGATCAACACGACTGGCTGCGTTTCAGTTTGTGCTGCGTTCATGAACCAACAGACGTCAGTTTGCAGCCTGACGATGTGAAATAatgtctgcagctgctgacaCACGTCTATCTGCAGGCGAGATATCagaagctaacaggctaacacaGGCTAACACTGCGTCACACCGGCACCACTGTGGACGAACACAGGAGGATCATGTGAAGCCACAAAACAACAGATTTCACTTGGATAACTGCGGTCACTTCCACAATCAAGTCGAGTCGAGTCACCACACTGCTCACTATACTCTTTCCTCTAGCGACTAGCTGCTGTTAggaagtagctcagttagccgtgaaACTAGTGGCCCTGTTAGCTGGCTGGAGTCAGGCTGGATCACAGCCGTGGATCTCAGGGGGAGTCGCTGCACCAGGTCAGTGTGAagacagaggtgatttacagtacagaggtgatttacagtacagaggtgatttacagtacagaggtgatttacactacagaggtgatttacaccacagaggtgatttaaactacagaggtgatttacaccacagaggtgatataaactacagaggtga
This genomic interval carries:
- the LOC115578214 gene encoding fibroblast growth factor 12-like isoform X1, with amino-acid sequence MAAAIASSLIRQKRQARESNSEKVATNKRRSSPTKDPRSLCERHIFSVFSKVRFCSGKKRPVRRKPEPQLKGIVTRLFSEQGFFLQMQPDGAISGNKDENSDYTLFNLIPVGLRVVAIQGVKAGLYVAMNAEGFLYTSVRTPVCGFLLLLILRVSVRVNFTADESQSLMSLTEVQQSFNE
- the LOC115578214 gene encoding fibroblast growth factor 12-like isoform X2; protein product: MTRYCSLFRRLLSGESKGEPADEEEGSNHRESSQQEPQLKGIVTRLFSEQGFFLQMQPDGAISGNKDENSDYTLFNLIPVGLRVVAIQGVKAGLYVAMNAEGFLYTSVRTPVCGFLLLLILRVSVRVNFTADESQSLMSLTEVQQSFNE